In a genomic window of Styela clava chromosome 11, kaStyClav1.hap1.2, whole genome shotgun sequence:
- the LOC120330174 gene encoding carbohydrate sulfotransferase 14-like, with translation MKRFFTWKCLLFGLLVVHVAFFLKMKHYLHRKSEHKQALSEVELRQNYRKSNLHNGCLRLGLHKPMVTQSDDIRQMLQQVKLLYSDKYKFLVCEIPKCGCSSIKKLLLITEGIVNETNPQAVKSWLAHELGDKHLDLKNIKNVTEIQKRLDTYQKLIIVRDPLYRLLSAYINKLEHEYPWNRGFAKISKNIHQQFVKNETGKLASFGEFFSYLTEENKYDRHWELYHKLCLPCSISYDYIAHIETIDDDMVDFMDKLAITNITFPRNYEKSKQTNTDTFERYIGEVPENLVKGIRKKYKTDFDLFGFK, from the exons ATGAAAAGATTCTTCACATGGAAATGTTTACTATTTGGATTGCTAGTCGTCCATGTCGCTTTTTTCCTTAAA ATGAAACATTACCTACACCGGAAATCCGAACATAAACAAGCTCTCAGTGAAGTTGAACTTCGACAAAATTATAGGAAATCAAATCTGCACAATGGGTGTCTTCGATTAGGCTTGCACAAGCCCATGGTGACGCAATCTGATGATATACGCCAAATGCTGCAGCAAGTCAAGTTATTATATTCCGATAAATACAAG tttttggTGTGTGAGATTCCTAAATGTGGATGTTCAAGCATAAAGAAATTACTTCTAATCACGGAAGGTATAGTTAATGAGACAAATCCACAGGCAGTGAAATCATGGCTTGCTCATGAACTTGGCGACAAACATCTGGActtgaaaaacatcaaaaatgtcACTGAGATTCAGAAGCGACTCGATACGTATCAGAAACTCATCATTGTAAGAGATCCACTGTACAGATTATTATCagcatatataaataaattagagCATGAGTATCCTTGGAATCGGGGATttgctaaaatatcaaaaaatattcaccaacaatttgtaaaaaacgAAACAGGAAAGTTGGCTTCCTTTGGAGAGTTTTTTTCCTATCTAACAGAAGAAAACAAGTATGATAGACACTGGGAACTTTATCACAAACTGTGTTTACCTTGCTCAATATCATACGATTACATTGCTCACATTGAAACCATTGATGACGACATGGTTGATTTCATGGATAAACTTGCAATTACAAATATAACGTTCCCCCGAAATTACGAAAAGTCAAAACAGACCAACACAGACACATTTGAACGATACATTGGTGAAGTACCAGAAAACCTAGTAAAAGGTATACGCAAAAAGTATAAGACTGACTTCGATCTCTTTGGCTTCAAATAG